The genomic interval GGGTGGATGTGTGGATGACGCGGCAGTCGCGTGAGCTTTTGCCCTTTGCGCTGATGAGTCAGGGGATGGCGCGGGAGCGGGCCGAGGCGATCGCGCTCAAGGTAAAGATTGCGCCCTGGCGGGTGGCAGTGGACGTGATGCCCGGGGTGAGGCTGACGGCGCTGGGGGCCGGGCATATGCCGGGGGCGGCGATGGCGCTGGTGGCGTTTGAGGGGCGCGGGGAGGATGGGGTGTCGGGTGAGGAGGACGTGGCGCGGGTGCTCTATACGGGGGACTTTTGCGCCCATGACCAGATGTGGGTGGGAGGCGCGGAGCTTCCGCGGATGGGCGCGGGGGCGCTCGACCTGCTGGTGATGGAGGCGACGCTGGCCACCGAGGCGAAGCTCGACAGGGTGGAGTATGAGGAGGAGGTGTTGCGCATCAAGGCGTTGATCTCGGAGCGCGGCGGTGCGGTACTGGCGGGGGCCTCGGCGCTGGGGGAGGGCGGGGAGCTCGCGTTGATGCTGGCGGAGGTCTGCCGGGGGCGGACGCCGGGGTTGATGGTCGACGCGTATATGCGGCCGGTGCTCGAGGCGATGCGTCGCGCCGGGGAGGGCGATGGGCCGCTGGCAGCAGGAGCGAGCGAGCGTGCGGCGCTTCTCGATGGGCTTCGCTACGGCTCGCGGCGCGAACTTCGCGCCCATCTGGAAGCCGGAGGCGTGGCGCTTGCTGTGGGCGATCAATTTCAGAAGAACACCACCGCCGGCGCCCTGCTGGCACGTTTGCGTGACGACCCCACCGCCACGCTGCTGGTGACCAACCGCGCCCATCCCTCAAGCCCGGCTGGCAAACTTCTGGCGCGTGCTCGCCAGAAGAGCGCTGAATCGTCGGCCTCTTCCGGTGCGTCGACGAAGGGCGGCACCTTAGAAAAGGGCGGCGCCCGGGTGGTGCACGCCTTGCTTCCCACCCACGCGCTTCGCTGGCAACTGCTCGCGGTCGCCGGCCAGCTCAACCCGGCGCAGATCGCGCTTGTTCATGCCCGCGACGGTGCGCGTTTTTCGCTCAAGCGCGCTCTTCAAAAAGCCGGCTTTGAGGGGGAGATTCACGTGGCGAAGTCCGGCGAGTGCCTGCCGCTCTGAATGATGCAATGCGTCAATAATAACGCGGGGTTGGGGTGATGCGCTGCGTCATGTTTTGTCACGCGAATGGGGTTGCCAAACCCCTGTGGGCGGACCATGTTTAGGCCGCGCCGGAGCGCCCCGCAATTCCCTCCCTATCCCCAGCCTTATCATTCCCGTCCGGCGCGTCCGATGCGTCCGGTGTGGCGCGTTCTGAGCGCCCCCGACGCGTATGTTCCCCTGACAACCTGCCCGGAGTTTGTGATGGCTCGAGTACGCGAGAAGGATGTTCTTGAACTGGGTCGCGAGGTCTTTAAGCGCATGAAGGGTCAGTCGCCTTCGGTGTTCCGCAAGGATTACTGGAGCGGCAAGATGATGGACTGGTCGATGAAGGATGAGGCCTTCAAGGTGGAGATGTTCCGCTTTGTCGACGTCTTTCCCACGCTCACCGACCACGTGCAGGTGGCCGAGCACCTTCAAGAGTATTTCTGTCGGCCGGAGCAGGATTTTCCGGCGAGTTTTCAGTGGGGGCTCTCGAAGGTCAAACCGGACAGTCGCATCGCGAAGATGGCCGCCGGGCAGATCGAAAAGCAGATCGTGGGCATGGCCGAGCGCTTTATCGCCGGACAGAATGCCACCGAGGCCATCCCCACCCTGGAGGCGATGTGGAAGGAGGGCCTGTGCTTTACGCTCGACCTTCTGGGGGAGTCGACGGTCAGTGAGGCCGAGGCCAACGATTATTTTGAGCGCTACGTGGAGATTATTGAGACGCTCAGTCAGCAGGCGCAGTCCTGGCCGGCCAATCCCACCCTGGAGCAGGCGAAGTTCGGGCGCGTGCCCCGGGTGAACGTCTCGGTAAAAATCTCATCGCTCTACAGCCAGCTCGATCCCATCGATCCGCTCGGCAGTGTGGATGCGGTCAAAGAGCGGTTGCGCCCGCTTTTCAGGCTGGCGGCGGAGCGCGGGGTCTTTATCAACCTGGATCTGGAGCAGTACCGCTACAAAGATCTGACCTACGCGGTGTTTAAGAGCCTTTTGGAAGAGCCGGAGTTTGTGGGTTTTGAGTACGCGGGAATCGTGGCCCAGGCGTATCTCCGCGATTGTGAGGACGACTTAAAGGCGCTGGCCAAGTGGGCCAAGCGCCGGGGCACCCCGGTGACGGTGCGTCTGGTGAAGGGGGCCTACTGGGACTACGAGACGATCCACGCCGAGCAGGAGGGCTGGCCCTGCCCGGTCTTCAAGAAGAAGTGGGAGACGGACCAGTCTTACGAGCGCTGCATCGAAGTGCTGCTGGACAACCACAAGGTGCTGCGCGCGGCGATCGCCTCGCATAACGTGCGCTCGATCGCCTATGCCATGGCCTACGCCGATGCGAGCCGTCTCGATAAGAGCCAGATCGAGTTTCAGATGCTCTACGGGATGGCCGAGCCGATGAAGGCCGCGGTGACCTCCATGGGCTACCGGCTGCGCGATTATGTGCCCATCGGCATGATGATCCCGGGGATGGCGTACCTTGTGCGGCGGCTTTTGGAGAATACCTCCAATGAGAGCTGGTTGCGGATGAGCTTTGTGGAGGGGGAGAGCATGGAGCGGCTGCTGGCAGCGCCGGCGTCGCCCGATGGCAAGCCCGCGCCGGGGCCCCAGCCCGAGATTGAGAGCCTGAACATCAAGGGGTTTCGAAACGAGCCTCTGCGCGACTTTGCCACCGCCCGCGATCGTGAGCGCATGGCGCAGGCCGTCGAGAAGGTGCGCGGGCAGTTTGGACGACGTTTTGATGTGATCGTGGCCAACCGGGTGCTGCCCACCACCGAGACCTTAAAGAGCCTCAACCCGGCTAACCCTCAGGAGGTCGTCGGGGAGGTGGGGAGCGCGAGTCTGAGCGATGCGGATGCGGCGCTGGTCGCGGCTAGCCAGGCGCAGAAAAGCTGGTCGAAGACGCCGGTGGAGGAGCGCACGCGCTGCGTGCTGGAGGTGGCGAGGCGGATGCGCGAGCGTCGTGATGAGCTTGCGGCCTGGATGGTCTGGGAGGTCGGAAAGACCTGGCGGGAGGCCGACGCCGATGTGTGTGAGGCCATCGATTTTTGCGACTATTACGCCCGCGAGATGATGGCGCTCGATACGCCCGAGCGCCTGGGCAAACTCCCTGGCGAGCTCAACGAACTGCAGTACATCCCGCGCGGGGTCACCGCGGTGATCTCGCCCTGGAACTTCCCGCTGGCGATCCTCACCGGGATGACGATGGCCGCAGCTGTCACCGGAAACGCCGTGATCATGAAGCCCGCCGAGCAGAGCTCGGTGATCGCCGCCCAGCTTATGGGCATCTGCCAGGAGTCGGGCTTCCCGGAGGGGGTGATTGGCTTTTTGCCGGGCCACGGGGAGGTCGTGGGCCAGGCGCTGGTGGAAGATGCGCGGGTGCATACCGTGGCGTTCACCGGCAGCATGGAGGTGGGCCTGAAGATCGTGGAGCAGGCCGCGAAGATGGCTCCCGGTCAGGCGCACGTCAAACATGTGGTCTGTGAGATGGGCGGCAAAAACGCCGTGATCGTCGATGCCGACGCCGACCTCGATGAGGCGGTCAGCGCGGTGGTGCAGTCGGCCTTCGGGTTCCAGGGCCAGAAATGCTCGGCGTGCAGCCGGGTGATCGTGCATCAGTCCTGCTACGACGCCTTTAAGGAGCGTCTGGTTGAGGCGGTCAAGAGCGTGATGCTGGGGCCGCCCTCGCATCCGGGCACCAAAATCGGGCCGGTGGTTGACGCCGAGGCCAAAGCGAAGATCGAAAGCTACATTGAGCTCGGTCGTCAGGAGGGGCACCTGCTCGTGCAGCGCGAGGTGCCCGGGGGCGGCGGTTATTATGTGGGCCCCACCGTGATTGAGGGGATTGCTCCCGAGCATCGCCTGGCCCGGGAGGAGATCTTCGGGCCGGTGCTCGCCATGATGCGCGCCGAGAGCTTTGATGAGGCGCTGGAGATGGCCAACAGCACCCGTTTTGCGCTGACCGGTGGGATCTTCAGCCGCAGCCCCTCGCATATCGCGCAGGCGCGTCGCGAGTTTGAGGTGGGCAACCTCTACATCAACCGCGGCATCACCGGCGCGCTGGTGTACCGCAACCCCTTCGGCGGCTTTAAGCTCTCAGGGGCCGGCACCAAGGCCGGCGGTCCGGACTATCTGCTGCACTTTATGACGCCACGGGTGGTGGTGGAGAACACGATGCGCCGCGGGTTTGCGCCCGAGATCGACTGAGCCTCGCGCCTTAAAAGGTTGAGGTGTGGGGCGGTCGTCGCTGACTTCGGGTCAGGGGCGGCCGCCCTATTTTTTTGCGCCCCGGTGTGCCGGTGGTAGATCGGGGGCGGAGCCGTTTTGTTCACCCACCTTAAACCACGGAGGGTCCACGTTGGGTGCCTTATCTGGAACGCTGTCTTACAAACTCTTCTATGTGCAGGGCGAGGTGCCGGAGAACTGGCAAGAACTCTACCTGCAGCAGATCCGCAAAAACGCCTTTAAGCCGCTTAAGCCCGAAGACGAAGAAGAAGTCTCCGAGGGTTGGGTGCCGGTGGAGCGTCCGCTGCAGATCAGCTTTGATCTGCATACCTTGCTCTTCGACCACTTCATCAATCTGGGATTTCGGCAGGATAAGTACGCCATCCCCAGTGCGCTGCTCAAAGCGCATGTGGAGGAGGCAGAGCGCGAGTACATGATCCAGAACGACAAGCAGCGCCTGAGCAAGTTTGAGCGCGAAGACATCAAGATCATGGTCAAGCGCAAGCTCAAAGAGAAGCAGCTCCCGCGCATGAAAGTCATTGATATGAGCTGGGATTTGCAGAAGGGGCGAGTACGTTTCTGGAGCCAGTCGGGCAACGTCTGTGAGCTCTTTCAGGGATATTTTGAGGACACCTTCGGGCTTAAACTGCTGCCCGGGAACCCCTACATCAACGCGGTGCAGCTGGAGCCGGGGCCCGAGAAGATCGAGGAGCTGGCGGTGGTCGAGCCGACCAACTTCATCGAGGGGCTGCCTCAGCGCTGAGCGCGGGTGGCGGGTTGTGTATTCTTAAAAGTGGTGTAAATTCAACACCTTGGCGGGTGTTGGTGAGGAGCTTTGACGATGGATCTGATCGACTTGATTGAAACGCGGCGCTTTCTGGGCAGCGAGTTCATGATGTGGTTGTGGTTTAAGTCCGAGTGTTATGACGGGCTGATGGAGGTCGAGGAGCACGGTGAGCTGGAGGTGCTCTTTGACGACGCGCTGGTGCTGGAGGCCTACCTGGCCGAGACCGAGCGCAACACCTTTAAAGGCGGCGCGCCGGCTTATTCGCCGGAGGCGAAGGTGGCCCTGCAGCAGGGCAAGCGGGTCAGCCGGGCGAAGATCCGGGTGATCAAAGATGGCCGCGAATGGCTGCTCACGCTCAAGGCCGAAGGGCTGGACTTCTCGTCGGTGAAGATCCCGGCGGTGCTCAGCCGCGAGGAAGACGAGAAGTTCTACGAGCGGATGTACCTTGTGGAAGAGCTCGAAGACATCATCAACGCGCTCTACCGCACCTTCATCTTCACGCGTCTTTCACCGCAGTGGCATGAGGTGATGGTGCCGGCGATGAAGACCTGGATTATGGCCGAGGACGGGGTGGTGCCGGATGTGTATCCGGAGGCGGCTGAGCAGCAGGGCCCGGCGATGGCCAAGAGCGCGTGAGCCGGCGATGGGCCTCCGGGCCTCGCCAGCAACTTGAGATTCAAGGAGCGAGATGAGCTTCATCGAAGCGATCTTGTTGGCGATTTTGCAGGGGGCCACCGAGTTTGTGCCCGTGAGCTCCTCGGGGCATCTCTTGCTCGGGGAGACCTTTCTGGGGGTGGAGGAGCCGCAGCTGCTCTTCTCGGTGACTCTGCACCTGGGCACCTTGCTGGCGGTGATGCTCTTTTACCGCCGGCAGATCATGACCTCGATCACCGACGTGTTGGCGGCGGCGGCCGACGGGTTGCATGAGCGCTCTCTGGGGGCCT from Lujinxingia sediminis carries:
- a CDS encoding MBL fold metallo-hydrolase, whose amino-acid sequence is MVQDSSITPKGLRFISLMGAGAREPNLHLVGRGEGRGLLLDCGRVGGAAGEAARLLESAGEEPGAVWVSHVHADHMGALSEVVARWPRVDVWMTRQSRELLPFALMSQGMARERAEAIALKVKIAPWRVAVDVMPGVRLTALGAGHMPGAAMALVAFEGRGEDGVSGEEDVARVLYTGDFCAHDQMWVGGAELPRMGAGALDLLVMEATLATEAKLDRVEYEEEVLRIKALISERGGAVLAGASALGEGGELALMLAEVCRGRTPGLMVDAYMRPVLEAMRRAGEGDGPLAAGASERAALLDGLRYGSRRELRAHLEAGGVALAVGDQFQKNTTAGALLARLRDDPTATLLVTNRAHPSSPAGKLLARARQKSAESSASSGASTKGGTLEKGGARVVHALLPTHALRWQLLAVAGQLNPAQIALVHARDGARFSLKRALQKAGFEGEIHVAKSGECLPL
- the pruA gene encoding L-glutamate gamma-semialdehyde dehydrogenase gives rise to the protein MARVREKDVLELGREVFKRMKGQSPSVFRKDYWSGKMMDWSMKDEAFKVEMFRFVDVFPTLTDHVQVAEHLQEYFCRPEQDFPASFQWGLSKVKPDSRIAKMAAGQIEKQIVGMAERFIAGQNATEAIPTLEAMWKEGLCFTLDLLGESTVSEAEANDYFERYVEIIETLSQQAQSWPANPTLEQAKFGRVPRVNVSVKISSLYSQLDPIDPLGSVDAVKERLRPLFRLAAERGVFINLDLEQYRYKDLTYAVFKSLLEEPEFVGFEYAGIVAQAYLRDCEDDLKALAKWAKRRGTPVTVRLVKGAYWDYETIHAEQEGWPCPVFKKKWETDQSYERCIEVLLDNHKVLRAAIASHNVRSIAYAMAYADASRLDKSQIEFQMLYGMAEPMKAAVTSMGYRLRDYVPIGMMIPGMAYLVRRLLENTSNESWLRMSFVEGESMERLLAAPASPDGKPAPGPQPEIESLNIKGFRNEPLRDFATARDRERMAQAVEKVRGQFGRRFDVIVANRVLPTTETLKSLNPANPQEVVGEVGSASLSDADAALVAASQAQKSWSKTPVEERTRCVLEVARRMRERRDELAAWMVWEVGKTWREADADVCEAIDFCDYYAREMMALDTPERLGKLPGELNELQYIPRGVTAVISPWNFPLAILTGMTMAAAVTGNAVIMKPAEQSSVIAAQLMGICQESGFPEGVIGFLPGHGEVVGQALVEDARVHTVAFTGSMEVGLKIVEQAAKMAPGQAHVKHVVCEMGGKNAVIVDADADLDEAVSAVVQSAFGFQGQKCSACSRVIVHQSCYDAFKERLVEAVKSVMLGPPSHPGTKIGPVVDAEAKAKIESYIELGRQEGHLLVQREVPGGGGYYVGPTVIEGIAPEHRLAREEIFGPVLAMMRAESFDEALEMANSTRFALTGGIFSRSPSHIAQARREFEVGNLYINRGITGALVYRNPFGGFKLSGAGTKAGGPDYLLHFMTPRVVVENTMRRGFAPEID